The region TCGTCCACGGGTTGGCTTCAGGAACCGATCCGATGCTGACCACCACCGAGGCGGCCGACTTCCTGGGCGTGTCGCGCCCCTATCTCACCAGGCTGCTGAAGGCCGGCAAGCTGCCCTACCGCAAGAAGGGCAACCGCCATCGGGTGCCGGCCTCGGCGGTCCGTGACTTCAAGACCCGTCGTGACCGCCGGCTCGAGCAGCTCACCGCCCTCGCGGAGGTCGAGGAGGGC is a window of Actinomycetota bacterium DNA encoding:
- a CDS encoding helix-turn-helix domain-containing protein — its product is MGSSRAERFAALDEQLETAVKAAGGDSTRVIVGDADPVELPAESLKALHKVVHGLASGTDPMLTTTEAADFLGVSRPYLTRLLKAGKLPYRKKGNRHRVPASAVRDFKTRRDRRLEQLTALAEVEEGLGVR